One part of the Arcanobacterium phocisimile genome encodes these proteins:
- the grpE gene encoding nucleotide exchange factor GrpE: MVDEPINPQSQPEENQQPEHTEPTVNATGSEAQTPEEPVESAPGISAEEDGGPQLSEADQALLKVAELEEQLARRNADLYNLRQEYNGYVKRSKADGVVQYEAGINKVLDLLLPVLDDAELARQHGDLEGPTGAIITKLESTLETNFKMERFGAEGDLFDPNLHEALMATASADVTEEQVSQLIQPGYKVGERVLRPARVGVVKPE, encoded by the coding sequence ATGGTAGATGAACCAATCAACCCACAATCCCAGCCAGAAGAGAACCAGCAACCAGAGCATACCGAACCAACGGTGAACGCAACTGGTTCTGAGGCTCAAACACCAGAAGAGCCAGTAGAGTCAGCACCTGGAATCAGTGCTGAAGAAGATGGCGGACCACAACTGTCCGAAGCTGACCAAGCTTTGTTGAAAGTGGCAGAACTCGAAGAACAGCTTGCTCGACGCAATGCTGATCTTTACAATTTGCGGCAAGAATACAACGGGTATGTCAAACGGTCGAAGGCTGACGGCGTAGTCCAATATGAAGCCGGAATTAACAAAGTTCTTGACCTACTTTTACCAGTACTCGATGATGCGGAACTTGCACGGCAACATGGAGATCTCGAAGGCCCAACTGGCGCAATCATTACCAAGTTGGAATCCACGTTAGAAACCAACTTCAAGATGGAGCGTTTCGGAGCAGAAGGCGATCTTTTTGATCCCAACCTTCATGAAGCTCTTATGGCAACTGCGTCCGCCGATGTTACTGAAGAACAGGTTAGCCAGCTCATTCAGCCAGGTTACAAGGTTGGTGAGCGTGTTTTGCGTCCGGCTCGCGTTGGCGTCGTTAAGCCTGAGTAA
- a CDS encoding DnaJ C-terminal domain-containing protein → MASQDWMNKDFYAALGVSKNASAEEIKSAYRKLARKYHPDRNPGDSAAETKFKDVSEAYSVLKDEQERKQYDAIRSMSGGARFTPGSGGGFEDIFSGVFGQGARGGAQYSSMGDTPGFEDILKNMFGQGAPQPNGPAGFGGFGRRPERGHDVKASAKLTFRQAVDGATITLNVNGKPVTARIPQGVATGQKIRLKGKGNPGLNGGQNGDLLVDVTVESHPVYELHGHDVHITVPVSFDEAALGAIIDVPVIDGESVKVKIPAGSSTGKKMRVRGKGLHGANGIVGDMFVHLTVIVPALEDLSDDARRAIEEYRQAMEHHDPRAEFTKMARI, encoded by the coding sequence ATGGCAAGTCAAGATTGGATGAACAAAGATTTTTATGCGGCTCTGGGGGTTTCAAAAAATGCCAGTGCCGAAGAGATCAAAAGTGCATACCGTAAACTCGCACGCAAGTACCATCCGGATCGCAATCCGGGTGATAGTGCTGCAGAAACGAAGTTCAAAGATGTTTCTGAAGCATACAGTGTGCTGAAAGATGAACAGGAGCGCAAACAATACGACGCTATTCGTTCCATGTCTGGCGGGGCTCGATTCACTCCAGGTTCTGGTGGTGGATTCGAAGATATTTTTTCGGGCGTATTCGGTCAAGGCGCACGCGGTGGAGCGCAATACAGCTCCATGGGTGATACTCCTGGATTCGAAGACATCCTCAAGAATATGTTTGGGCAAGGCGCACCACAGCCGAACGGTCCGGCAGGATTCGGTGGTTTCGGACGCCGTCCAGAACGTGGCCATGACGTGAAAGCATCCGCGAAACTCACGTTCCGGCAAGCTGTCGATGGTGCCACCATCACGCTGAATGTCAACGGTAAACCAGTAACGGCTCGAATCCCTCAAGGCGTGGCAACGGGCCAAAAGATTCGCCTGAAGGGTAAAGGTAATCCGGGATTGAACGGTGGGCAAAACGGGGATCTTTTGGTAGATGTTACCGTTGAGAGCCATCCGGTCTATGAGCTCCACGGGCACGATGTGCATATCACCGTGCCGGTTTCGTTTGATGAAGCTGCACTAGGTGCCATCATCGACGTGCCAGTTATTGATGGGGAATCGGTGAAGGTGAAAATCCCAGCCGGCTCCTCAACCGGAAAGAAGATGCGCGTTCGCGGTAAAGGTCTCCACGGCGCAAACGGCATAGTTGGCGATATGTTCGTCCATCTCACCGTCATTGTTCCTGCTTTGGAGGATCTGTCAGACGATGCTCGTAGAGCTATCGAAGAATACCGTCAGGCGATGGAACATCATGATCCACGCGCAGAATTTACTAAGATGGCTCGTATCTAA
- a CDS encoding heat shock protein transcriptional repressor HspR has product MAKVSKNAPILTVSVAAELAGMHAQTVRQYDRLGLVVAKRTRGGGRRYSLNDVDRLTEIQRLSQEEGINLAGISRIFELRDELAQIAHAKSVVERQLAELRAEHAYVEEKLRSQQDRQQRVIAVNSSGQVEASGSIDVLRRTLRAVREDERKRSTQTLQDNNQFDTSSALVPRPGQLDWLLELLEQHMRARMEAQNLRYLASGPENDDVENEIIDFDETL; this is encoded by the coding sequence ATGGCAAAAGTGTCGAAAAATGCACCGATTCTCACGGTTTCGGTTGCCGCCGAACTAGCTGGAATGCACGCCCAGACTGTACGCCAGTACGACCGCCTAGGTCTTGTAGTTGCAAAACGTACCCGGGGTGGCGGTCGGCGTTATTCGCTGAATGACGTCGATCGGTTAACTGAGATTCAACGGTTGTCCCAGGAAGAGGGCATCAACTTAGCTGGGATATCGCGTATTTTTGAATTGCGCGATGAACTTGCCCAGATTGCGCATGCGAAGTCGGTTGTGGAACGCCAATTGGCAGAACTGCGTGCCGAGCATGCCTATGTGGAGGAAAAGCTTCGCTCCCAACAAGACCGTCAACAGCGCGTCATTGCGGTGAATTCATCTGGCCAGGTCGAAGCATCTGGATCGATTGATGTGCTTCGGCGTACCCTGCGAGCAGTACGCGAAGATGAACGCAAGCGCAGCACTCAAACGTTGCAAGATAATAATCAGTTCGACACGTCGAGTGCACTTGTGCCACGCCCCGGTCAGCTCGATTGGCTACTGGAGCTCCTAGAGCAGCATATGCGTGCCCGAATGGAGGCACAAAATTTACGGTATCTCGCTTCGGGGCCGGAAAATGATGACGTCGAGAACGAGATTATCGACTTCGATGAGACCCTATGA
- a CDS encoding NUDIX hydrolase — MKQFNAAVLALLSTEEFPALLVTVRASGMRTHAGQISLPGGGRDSTETPAQTALRETWEEVGIAPEDIEIDGEMPEITAPQTGKKIIPVVGRLASPYSASNPYPLKLSESEVASAHWLKLADLAHPDHRGTWKHSTRVGPGFELDGLMIWGLTGYIVDRLLIREGYVQPWDVTRNLVIPPRFGSR; from the coding sequence ATGAAGCAGTTTAATGCGGCAGTGTTAGCCCTGCTGTCCACTGAGGAATTTCCCGCATTGTTGGTAACTGTGCGAGCATCGGGTATGCGCACGCACGCCGGGCAGATAAGTCTTCCTGGCGGGGGCCGAGATAGCACAGAAACTCCAGCTCAAACCGCGCTACGCGAGACCTGGGAAGAAGTCGGTATTGCCCCCGAAGATATTGAGATCGATGGTGAGATGCCGGAGATAACTGCTCCGCAAACAGGGAAGAAAATTATTCCGGTTGTCGGCAGGCTCGCTTCACCCTATTCCGCATCGAACCCATATCCACTCAAGCTCAGCGAATCAGAAGTAGCGAGCGCACACTGGTTGAAACTTGCAGATCTTGCACATCCCGATCATCGTGGAACATGGAAACACTCGACCCGAGTCGGGCCGGGTTTTGAGTTAGATGGCCTGATGATTTGGGGCTTAACCGGCTACATAGTGGATCGACTACTTATTCGCGAAGGATATGTCCAGCCGTGGGATGTTACTCGGAATCTGGTTATTCCACCGCGGTTTGGTTCTCGTTAG
- a CDS encoding DUF3806 domain-containing protein — protein MTSLHVRQLSESEIERITSSSQHAEDRGLLENLEMLDKTAAQLRTDPSADITAELDILGAALGLHLSQLTGMQWAAVTDGVESAIVLIGTAGESTIVVYPFDVVQRRWNDENDEIFRAYVAEVLASIQQSQKTANENQTAVE, from the coding sequence ATGACTAGCTTGCATGTACGCCAATTGTCCGAATCTGAAATCGAACGCATTACGTCAAGTTCTCAACACGCCGAAGATCGAGGCCTACTCGAAAATCTCGAAATGCTTGATAAAACTGCCGCACAGTTACGCACCGATCCGTCAGCAGATATCACTGCTGAGCTGGACATTCTCGGTGCAGCCCTCGGTCTTCACTTATCCCAACTAACCGGCATGCAATGGGCGGCAGTAACTGATGGAGTGGAATCTGCAATCGTTCTGATTGGTACGGCCGGTGAATCCACTATCGTCGTCTACCCATTTGACGTCGTCCAACGGCGCTGGAACGACGAAAATGATGAAATATTCCGCGCCTACGTCGCCGAGGTTCTCGCCTCGATACAGCAGAGCCAAAAGACAGCTAACGAGAACCAAACCGCGGTGGAATAA